The Paludisphaera rhizosphaerae genome includes a region encoding these proteins:
- a CDS encoding DUF1501 domain-containing protein, with protein MQTRRHFFSRSSLGLGGAALATLLGGAAPPSPTASPDAARGALGGPHFAPKAKRIIYLFMSGGPSQLDLFDHKPLLNRMNGQNLPDSVRQGQRLTGMSSNQASLPLAGSLFSFARRGESGAWVSDLLPHTAGVADELCFIRSLHTEAINHDPAITFFQTGSQIAGRPSMGAWLSYGLGSMNENLPTFCVLISRRPVDQPLYSRLWGNGFLPSVHQGVQFRAGAEPVLYLDNPPGTSVEGRRKMLDRLRELHQHEYDANLDPAVAARIAQYEMAYRMQTSVPEAAGLEDEPEHIYDLYGPDARKPGTFAANCLLARRLAERGVRFIQLYHPGWDHHGGLPAGIRQLTRETDQGCAALIRDLKQRGMLDDTLVLWGGEFGRTNYSQGKLTATDYGRDHHPRCFTAWAAGGGVKPGVTFGETDDFGYNIVADPVHVHDFHATVLHLLGIDHERLTYKFQGRYFRLTDVAGKVVKDILAG; from the coding sequence ATGCAGACCCGCCGCCATTTCTTCTCGAGGTCCAGCCTGGGCCTGGGGGGAGCGGCGTTAGCGACGCTCCTGGGTGGGGCGGCCCCGCCCTCGCCGACGGCCTCGCCCGATGCGGCCCGAGGCGCGCTGGGCGGCCCACACTTCGCCCCCAAGGCGAAGAGGATCATCTATCTGTTCATGAGCGGCGGTCCGTCGCAGCTTGACCTGTTCGATCACAAACCGCTCCTCAACCGCATGAACGGCCAGAACCTGCCCGACTCGGTCCGGCAGGGGCAACGGCTCACGGGAATGTCCAGCAATCAGGCTTCGCTGCCACTGGCCGGATCGTTGTTCTCGTTCGCCCGCCGCGGTGAATCGGGGGCGTGGGTCAGCGACCTCCTGCCGCACACGGCGGGCGTGGCGGACGAGCTTTGCTTCATCCGGTCGCTCCACACCGAGGCGATCAACCACGACCCGGCCATCACGTTCTTCCAGACCGGCTCGCAGATCGCAGGCCGCCCTTCGATGGGTGCCTGGCTCAGCTACGGCCTGGGCTCCATGAACGAGAACCTGCCGACGTTCTGCGTCCTGATCAGCCGACGCCCCGTCGACCAGCCGCTCTATTCGCGGCTCTGGGGCAACGGCTTCCTGCCGTCCGTCCATCAGGGAGTCCAGTTCCGCGCGGGGGCTGAGCCGGTCCTGTATCTCGACAACCCGCCGGGGACGAGCGTCGAAGGCCGCCGGAAGATGCTCGACCGTCTCCGCGAGCTGCATCAACACGAGTACGACGCCAACCTCGACCCGGCCGTCGCCGCGCGGATCGCCCAGTACGAGATGGCCTACCGGATGCAGACGAGCGTCCCCGAGGCCGCGGGCCTCGAAGACGAGCCGGAACATATCTATGACCTTTACGGACCGGACGCCCGCAAGCCGGGAACGTTCGCGGCCAACTGCCTGCTCGCCCGCCGCCTGGCCGAACGCGGGGTCCGTTTCATCCAGCTTTATCACCCGGGCTGGGACCACCACGGCGGCCTTCCCGCCGGCATCCGTCAACTCACGAGGGAGACCGATCAGGGCTGCGCGGCGCTCATCCGCGACCTCAAGCAGCGCGGGATGCTGGACGACACCCTGGTCCTCTGGGGCGGCGAGTTCGGCCGCACCAATTACAGCCAGGGGAAGCTGACCGCGACCGACTACGGCCGCGACCATCACCCTCGCTGCTTCACCGCCTGGGCCGCCGGAGGCGGTGTGAAGCCCGGCGTGACCTTCGGCGAGACCGACGACTTCGGCTACAACATCGTCGCCGATCCGGTCCACGTCCACGACTTCCATGCCACGGTCCTGCACCTGCTCGGCATCGACCACGAGCGGCTGACGTACAAGTTTCAGGGCCGCTACTTCCGGCTGACCGACGTGGCCGGGAAGGTGGTGAAGGACATCCTTGCAGGATGA
- a CDS encoding SDR family NAD(P)-dependent oxidoreductase yields MDLQLKGKLALVTASTGGIGQAIAKSLAAEGARVIVNGRSSSTVEKTVAAIRADVPDADLAPLAADAATAEGCEAIIRAFPAVDVLVNNLGIYEAVGFLDETDEAWLRLFEVNILSGVRLARAYLPGMLKTGSGRIVFISSESAVSPAPEMAHYSATKTMQLSISRSLAEMTKGTAVTVNTVLPGSTKTEGVDKFVQDLFPDLSPADAERRFMAENRPTSLIARLIVPAEIGDAVAFVCSPRASAINGAAIRVDGGLVRSVV; encoded by the coding sequence ATGGACCTGCAACTGAAAGGCAAGCTCGCCCTCGTGACGGCCTCGACGGGGGGTATCGGCCAGGCGATCGCGAAGTCGCTGGCCGCCGAGGGGGCCCGGGTGATCGTCAACGGCCGGTCGTCGTCGACCGTTGAGAAGACCGTTGCGGCGATCCGAGCCGACGTCCCCGATGCAGACCTTGCACCGCTGGCCGCCGACGCCGCCACGGCCGAAGGATGTGAGGCGATCATCCGCGCCTTCCCCGCAGTCGACGTTCTCGTGAACAACCTGGGGATCTACGAGGCCGTCGGCTTCCTCGACGAGACCGACGAGGCCTGGCTGCGCTTGTTCGAGGTCAACATCCTCAGCGGCGTCCGCCTGGCACGCGCTTACCTCCCTGGCATGCTCAAAACGGGAAGCGGGCGGATCGTCTTCATCTCCAGCGAGTCGGCCGTCAGCCCGGCTCCCGAGATGGCCCACTACAGCGCGACCAAGACGATGCAACTGTCGATCTCGCGCAGCCTGGCCGAGATGACCAAGGGGACGGCGGTCACCGTCAACACCGTGCTGCCGGGTTCGACCAAGACGGAGGGGGTCGACAAGTTCGTCCAGGACCTCTTCCCCGACCTCTCGCCGGCCGACGCCGAACGTCGGTTCATGGCTGAGAACCGGCCGACCTCCCTGATCGCCCGGCTCATCGTCCCCGCCGAGATCGGCGACGCCGTTGCCTTCGTGTGCAGCCCCCGGGCCTCGGCGATCAATGGGGCGGCGATCCGCGTGGACGGCGGACTGGTGCGAAGCGTCGTCTGA
- the treS gene encoding maltose alpha-D-glucosyltransferase, which yields MPQDDELWYKDAVLYEAHVRAFYDSNNDGIGDFRGLTLKLPYLRDLGITAIWLLPFYPSPLRDDGYDIADYTSVNKQYGRLSDFREFLDRAHDLGLKVITELVLNHTSDQHPWFQRARNAPAGSPERDFYVWSDDPQKYSDARIIFKDFELSNWTWDPIADAYYWHRFYSHQPDLNYDNPAVWEAVFPLLDFWFNMGVDGLRLDAIPYLYEREGTNCENLPETHDFLKALRKRVDEKFPTPPRMFLAEANQWPEDAVAYFGDGDECHMAFHFPVMPRLYMALHQEDRHPILDILAQTPAIPENCQWCMFLRNHDELTLEMVTDEERDSMYRAYAHDPEARINLGIRHRLAPLLNNDRRRIELMTALLFSLPGTPVLYYGDEIGMGDNIYLGDRNGVRTPMQWSPDRNAGFSDCNPQKLYFPVVIDPEYHYEAVNVEAQQQNPSSLLWWVKRMIALRKRYRAFGRGTIEFLRPENSRILAFIRKYDDESILVIANLSRFMQFVDLDLREFQGFAPEELQGHTLMPPVEDRPYRLTLSPYGFFWFLLKPPEVGAQTTEIEPLRMAHLPVVTVAQDWRTELTSLDSERLDPLLPAFLERRRPAGLPKVVGMDVTRSFADPMGSGDIQWLVARADLATGDVEANILPLTLVPEPSLVRLLDVSATTILARVAGGQSGIVCDALADPACGAAMVRAIRSGMTAPLADGELVAVPLRGLAELDLGETDLVPAQLIRSERFNTTLIFDERLTLKTFRTIDAEINPDFEMRSFLAARQDSLIVAPVLGYLEYRRVHGPPVTLAVLNQYIPNQGSAWTLTLNQLSQFYERIAAGLHKREVEPPPPDETNGNGNVSSDEMILDAAMAGFDVHARKLGAHTAAMHRTLASARIETDFKPEPFGRLYQRSIYQSMRNLTHHVFTRLAAERKHLQDATAADAERLLGLRETLLERFQKVSSRGYGGSRIRIHGDYELDQILYTGSDFVVYDFEADADDSTGERRVKRSPLRDLASMIRSFDYAAHAALYDLHDKQTRPPGMVREDDREALEPWARRWRDRVSQQFIDAYLENLDAPGLLPDDRADLDTLLRIFLLERALDDVGRDLARRPAWVGIPIRALLRELEGAEVAAP from the coding sequence ATGCCGCAAGACGACGAACTCTGGTACAAGGACGCGGTCCTTTACGAGGCCCACGTCCGCGCCTTCTACGACAGCAACAACGACGGCATCGGCGACTTCCGCGGCCTGACGCTCAAGCTCCCGTACCTCCGCGACCTGGGAATCACGGCGATCTGGCTCTTGCCGTTCTACCCGTCGCCCCTGCGGGACGACGGCTACGATATCGCCGATTACACGTCGGTCAACAAGCAGTACGGCCGGCTCTCCGACTTCCGCGAGTTCCTCGACCGCGCCCATGATCTGGGACTGAAAGTCATCACCGAGCTGGTCCTCAATCACACGTCCGACCAGCATCCGTGGTTCCAGCGAGCGCGCAACGCACCGGCGGGAAGCCCCGAGCGCGACTTCTACGTCTGGAGCGACGACCCGCAGAAGTACTCGGACGCCCGCATCATCTTCAAGGATTTCGAGCTCTCCAACTGGACATGGGACCCAATCGCCGACGCCTATTACTGGCACCGGTTCTATTCCCACCAGCCCGATTTGAACTACGACAACCCGGCCGTCTGGGAAGCCGTCTTCCCGCTGCTCGATTTCTGGTTCAACATGGGCGTCGACGGTCTCCGGCTCGACGCCATCCCTTACCTCTACGAGCGCGAGGGGACCAACTGCGAGAATCTGCCGGAGACGCACGACTTCCTGAAGGCGCTTCGGAAACGGGTCGATGAGAAGTTCCCGACGCCGCCGCGGATGTTCCTCGCCGAGGCCAACCAGTGGCCCGAGGACGCCGTGGCTTACTTCGGCGACGGCGACGAATGCCACATGGCGTTCCACTTCCCCGTCATGCCTCGCCTCTACATGGCGCTCCACCAGGAAGACCGCCACCCGATCCTCGACATCCTCGCCCAGACGCCGGCCATTCCTGAGAACTGCCAGTGGTGCATGTTCCTGCGGAACCACGACGAGTTGACGCTCGAAATGGTCACCGACGAGGAACGCGACTCGATGTATCGAGCGTACGCCCACGACCCCGAAGCCCGAATCAACCTGGGCATCCGCCACCGGCTTGCGCCGCTGCTCAACAACGACCGGCGACGGATCGAGTTGATGACCGCCCTGCTCTTCTCGCTGCCGGGGACGCCCGTCCTCTATTACGGCGACGAGATCGGCATGGGGGACAACATCTACCTGGGCGACCGCAACGGCGTCCGCACGCCCATGCAGTGGTCGCCCGACCGCAACGCGGGATTCTCCGACTGCAACCCGCAGAAGCTGTATTTCCCGGTCGTCATTGACCCCGAGTACCACTACGAGGCCGTCAACGTCGAGGCCCAACAGCAGAACCCCAGTTCGCTCCTCTGGTGGGTCAAGCGGATGATCGCCCTACGCAAGCGGTACCGGGCGTTCGGCCGGGGGACGATCGAGTTCCTCCGTCCCGAGAATTCGCGAATCCTTGCGTTCATACGCAAGTATGATGACGAGTCGATTCTCGTAATCGCGAACCTCTCGCGGTTCATGCAGTTCGTCGACCTGGATCTCCGCGAGTTCCAGGGCTTCGCGCCTGAGGAATTGCAAGGCCACACCCTGATGCCGCCCGTGGAGGATCGGCCCTATCGGCTGACGCTCTCCCCCTACGGTTTCTTCTGGTTCCTGCTCAAGCCTCCCGAGGTCGGCGCCCAGACGACGGAGATTGAACCACTGAGGATGGCTCACCTCCCTGTCGTGACCGTCGCTCAGGACTGGCGTACCGAACTCACGAGCCTGGATTCCGAAAGACTCGACCCGCTACTCCCGGCCTTCCTGGAGCGGAGACGGCCCGCCGGCCTGCCGAAGGTCGTGGGGATGGACGTGACTCGGTCGTTCGCCGACCCGATGGGCTCCGGCGACATCCAGTGGCTGGTCGCCCGCGCCGACCTGGCCACGGGCGACGTCGAGGCGAACATCCTCCCCCTCACTCTTGTCCCCGAGCCGAGCCTCGTCCGTTTGCTGGACGTCAGTGCGACGACGATCCTGGCGAGGGTCGCCGGAGGCCAGTCGGGGATCGTCTGCGACGCCCTCGCCGATCCCGCCTGCGGCGCGGCGATGGTGCGGGCGATCCGCTCCGGCATGACGGCCCCGCTGGCGGACGGCGAACTGGTGGCCGTGCCGCTTCGCGGCCTGGCTGAACTGGACCTGGGCGAAACCGACCTCGTTCCCGCCCAGCTCATCCGCAGCGAGCGGTTCAACACGACGCTCATCTTCGACGAACGTCTGACGCTCAAGACGTTCCGCACCATCGACGCCGAGATCAACCCGGACTTCGAGATGAGGTCGTTCCTCGCCGCTCGTCAGGACTCGCTCATCGTGGCTCCGGTGCTGGGCTACCTGGAGTATCGCCGCGTCCATGGACCGCCGGTGACTCTGGCGGTTCTGAACCAGTACATCCCCAATCAGGGGAGCGCCTGGACGTTGACGCTCAATCAACTCAGCCAGTTCTACGAGCGGATCGCCGCCGGCCTCCACAAACGCGAGGTCGAGCCTCCTCCGCCCGACGAGACGAACGGAAACGGCAACGTATCAAGCGACGAGATGATCCTGGACGCTGCGATGGCTGGCTTCGACGTCCACGCTCGGAAGCTCGGCGCCCATACGGCCGCGATGCATCGAACCCTCGCCTCGGCCCGCATCGAGACCGACTTCAAGCCCGAGCCGTTCGGCCGGCTCTACCAGCGTTCGATCTATCAATCGATGCGGAACCTGACGCATCACGTCTTCACGCGACTCGCCGCTGAACGGAAGCATCTCCAGGACGCGACGGCCGCCGACGCCGAGCGTCTCCTGGGATTGCGCGAGACTCTGCTGGAACGCTTCCAGAAGGTTTCGAGCCGCGGCTACGGCGGATCTCGGATCCGGATCCACGGCGACTACGAACTGGATCAGATCCTCTATACCGGGTCGGACTTCGTCGTCTACGACTTCGAGGCCGACGCCGACGATTCCACGGGCGAACGCCGCGTGAAGCGGTCCCCTCTTCGCGACCTGGCCTCGATGATCCGCTCGTTCGACTACGCCGCGCATGCCGCGCTCTACGACCTGCACGATAAACAGACGCGACCGCCGGGGATGGTTCGTGAAGACGACCGCGAGGCTCTGGAGCCCTGGGCGCGTCGCTGGCGGGATCGCGTGTCCCAGCAATTCATCGACGCTTACCTGGAAAACCTCGACGCCCCCGGACTGCTGCCCGACGATCGGGCGGACCTCGATACGTTGCTCAGGATCTTCCTCCTGGAACGCGCGCTCGACGACGTCGGCCGAGACCTCGCCCGTCGCCCGGCCTGGGTGGGGATCCCGATCCGGGCCCTCCTCCGCGAGTTGGAGGGCGCGGAGGTCGCGGCTCCCTGA
- a CDS encoding MBL fold metallo-hydrolase has protein sequence MRRRSVLALGLTGCVLGGRTTQAQDFPKESDPREGILKAKTFFAGPAKTEPFGAGLTLLTGPGGSMLILNGQDGPLMIDAGLADRADEIRAAAEKAAGGPIAVLINTHWHGDHTGGNLAFARAGAKILATAACKQRLSEDHQNPLFRMSYPAKPPEARPGLTLSVAEIQHNGEEIRLEAVAPAHTDGDLIVHFRKADVIHVGDLVNNGAYPNIDASCGGWIGGMIAGVDRILQLAGPKTRIVPGHGPVATVDDVRAFRAMLATVNDRIAPMVASSRPIDEILAAKPTADFDAKWSGGLFNGPMFTRIVVAGLVEKHSRT, from the coding sequence ATGCGTCGGCGATCCGTACTCGCCCTGGGTTTGACGGGCTGCGTCCTCGGCGGCCGCACAACGCAGGCCCAGGACTTCCCGAAGGAGTCCGACCCTCGCGAAGGCATCCTCAAGGCCAAGACCTTCTTCGCCGGCCCGGCGAAAACGGAGCCGTTCGGCGCCGGATTGACGCTGCTGACCGGCCCCGGCGGGAGCATGCTCATCCTGAACGGCCAGGACGGCCCGCTGATGATCGACGCCGGCCTCGCCGACCGGGCCGACGAGATCCGCGCCGCCGCCGAGAAGGCTGCGGGCGGCCCGATCGCAGTCCTGATCAATACCCACTGGCACGGCGACCATACCGGTGGCAACCTCGCCTTCGCCCGCGCAGGGGCGAAGATCCTCGCCACGGCTGCCTGTAAGCAACGACTCTCCGAGGATCATCAGAACCCGCTTTTCCGGATGTCGTACCCGGCCAAGCCGCCCGAGGCTCGGCCCGGGCTGACGTTGAGCGTCGCCGAGATCCAGCACAACGGCGAGGAAATCCGGCTGGAGGCCGTCGCCCCGGCGCACACCGACGGCGACCTGATCGTCCATTTCCGCAAGGCGGACGTGATCCACGTCGGCGACCTCGTCAACAACGGGGCCTATCCCAACATCGACGCTTCCTGCGGCGGCTGGATCGGCGGCATGATCGCGGGGGTCGACCGGATTCTGCAACTCGCCGGGCCGAAGACCCGAATCGTCCCCGGCCACGGCCCGGTCGCGACCGTCGACGACGTCCGCGCATTTCGGGCCATGCTGGCGACCGTCAACGACCGCATCGCGCCGATGGTCGCCTCCAGTCGCCCCATCGACGAGATCCTGGCGGCCAAGCCGACCGCCGACTTCGACGCCAAATGGAGCGGCGGCCTTTTCAACGGTCCCATGTTCACGCGGATCGTCGTCGCGGGGCTCGTCGAAAAACACTCGCGCACATGA
- a CDS encoding DUF1501 domain-containing protein, which translates to MNTPNDFDAWRTNLQRRVFLRNSAYGIGSLALAGLLDPRVFAGGVDAVKPDARWRGVVRPTHLPVKAKRVIHLCMAGGPSQFESLDYKPRLQELHGKPFPESFTKGQQLAQLQNKTLIARGPFCGFKKYGQSGQEISDLFPNIATLADRIAIVRSMTTEQINHDPAHAFMNSGSIIKGRPSMGSWLLYGLGAETDDLPGFVVLTSAGATGLQPVSARQWSAGFLPSKFQGIQFQSKGDAVHYISNPPGVDVDAQRGAIAEINRLNGMLSADRLDPEIQTRIAQYELAFRMQTSVPELTDFASEPRSTLEMYGVKNPGDGSFASNCLMARRLAERGVRMIQLYHRAWDHHGDIERGMTLAAKDVDQPCAALVKDLEQRGMLDDTLVIWGGEFGRTPMGQGTGRDHHILGFSLWMAGGGIKGGVTYGATDELGYKAVENVVHVRDLHATILALCGVDHARLSFKYQGLDVRLTGVEPARVVKEILA; encoded by the coding sequence ATGAACACGCCCAATGATTTCGACGCCTGGCGGACAAACCTTCAGAGGCGGGTTTTTCTGCGGAACTCGGCCTACGGGATCGGCTCGCTGGCCCTGGCCGGGTTGCTTGACCCGCGCGTGTTCGCGGGGGGCGTCGATGCAGTGAAGCCCGACGCTCGCTGGCGAGGCGTCGTCCGGCCCACGCATCTGCCCGTGAAAGCCAAACGGGTGATCCACCTCTGCATGGCGGGCGGGCCGTCGCAGTTTGAGAGCCTCGACTACAAGCCGCGGCTCCAGGAACTCCACGGCAAACCCTTCCCGGAGTCGTTCACGAAGGGCCAGCAGCTTGCTCAACTCCAGAACAAGACCCTCATCGCGCGAGGGCCGTTCTGCGGATTCAAGAAATACGGCCAGTCCGGGCAGGAGATCTCCGACCTCTTCCCGAACATCGCCACGCTCGCCGACCGGATCGCCATCGTCCGCTCGATGACCACCGAGCAGATCAACCACGACCCGGCGCACGCGTTCATGAACAGCGGGTCGATCATCAAGGGGAGGCCGAGCATGGGCTCGTGGCTCCTCTACGGGCTTGGCGCCGAGACCGACGACCTGCCGGGCTTCGTCGTCCTGACCTCTGCCGGCGCGACCGGCCTGCAACCGGTCTCGGCCCGGCAGTGGTCGGCCGGGTTCCTCCCCAGCAAATTCCAGGGGATCCAGTTCCAGTCCAAGGGGGACGCCGTCCACTACATCAGCAACCCGCCGGGGGTCGACGTCGACGCCCAGCGCGGGGCGATCGCTGAAATTAACCGGCTCAACGGGATGCTTTCGGCCGACCGCCTTGACCCGGAGATCCAGACCCGGATCGCCCAGTACGAACTGGCCTTCCGGATGCAGACCAGCGTCCCCGAGCTAACCGATTTCGCCAGCGAGCCGCGATCGACGCTGGAGATGTACGGGGTCAAGAACCCCGGCGACGGCAGCTTCGCCTCCAACTGCCTGATGGCCCGCCGCCTGGCCGAGCGCGGGGTTCGCATGATCCAGCTCTACCACCGCGCCTGGGACCACCACGGCGACATCGAACGCGGCATGACCCTGGCCGCCAAGGACGTCGACCAGCCCTGCGCCGCACTGGTGAAAGACCTGGAGCAGCGCGGGATGCTGGACGACACCCTGGTCATCTGGGGAGGCGAGTTCGGCCGCACGCCTATGGGACAGGGGACGGGACGCGATCATCACATCCTGGGCTTCTCGCTCTGGATGGCCGGCGGTGGAATCAAGGGCGGCGTGACCTATGGCGCGACCGACGAACTCGGCTACAAGGCGGTCGAGAACGTCGTCCACGTCCGCGACCTCCACGCCACGATCCTCGCCCTCTGCGGCGTGGATCATGCGCGGCTCTCGTTCAAGTACCAGGGCCTCGACGTCCGCCTGACGGGCGTCGAGCCGGCGAGGGTTGTGAAGGAAATCCTGGCCTGA